Proteins encoded in a region of the Mycolicibacterium duvalii genome:
- a CDS encoding toll/interleukin-1 receptor domain-containing protein produces MGASAKKDFFISYNQADSDIAQWIAWILEDNGYSVVIEAWDFRAGGNFVVEMDRGLVQCERMIVVMSPHYLSANYTVPEWAEKFAKDPQGIRRAVIPVVVEPCEPSGLLQQLIRIEIVGLDRDAAKKELLAQLAPGRAKPATEPPFPERITRHRTPTKRATSETTLEWRPIDDSLKTRWRRTDRRAGYDSPTLELHTLCINPTALESRQLRVLPESLAAAARLGGLFEQSEGLQTAATEDCAGVQSVEHQGGKGITVYRDREIVSWTPLPKAFMGAVFDESDVTSRLAAMLGLHIKTGLIECDQIAIGVSVEPLSTLIVGAVAEVVQRNSAQFVFVMTPDATARIEPIDAVSLEALTRHTDEVADELTAKLALRIGSLR; encoded by the coding sequence CTACAACCAAGCTGATTCGGACATAGCGCAGTGGATCGCCTGGATTCTGGAAGACAACGGCTACTCCGTTGTGATTGAGGCATGGGATTTTCGCGCTGGTGGCAACTTCGTTGTGGAAATGGATAGGGGCCTCGTTCAGTGCGAACGAATGATAGTTGTCATGTCGCCTCACTACTTGAGTGCGAACTACACAGTGCCCGAGTGGGCTGAGAAATTTGCGAAGGACCCGCAGGGAATACGTCGCGCCGTCATTCCCGTTGTCGTCGAACCGTGTGAACCCAGTGGACTGCTACAGCAGCTGATACGTATTGAGATCGTCGGCCTAGATCGAGACGCTGCGAAGAAAGAGCTACTCGCCCAGCTCGCGCCGGGGCGCGCGAAACCAGCGACAGAGCCACCATTTCCGGAACGCATTACACGGCATCGAACCCCGACAAAGCGCGCGACTAGTGAGACGACTCTTGAGTGGCGACCCATCGATGATTCCTTGAAAACACGTTGGCGTAGAACTGATAGAAGGGCTGGCTATGACAGTCCGACGTTGGAGCTTCACACGCTGTGCATCAATCCCACTGCGCTTGAGTCGCGCCAGCTTCGTGTGCTGCCCGAATCGTTGGCGGCCGCAGCTCGGCTAGGTGGCTTGTTCGAGCAATCCGAGGGTCTTCAAACGGCTGCTACCGAGGACTGCGCAGGAGTCCAGTCGGTCGAACATCAGGGTGGAAAAGGAATTACCGTCTATCGAGATCGGGAGATCGTGAGCTGGACGCCGTTGCCGAAGGCTTTCATGGGCGCCGTGTTCGATGAGAGTGATGTCACTAGCCGACTAGCAGCGATGCTTGGACTTCATATCAAGACCGGCCTCATTGAGTGCGATCAGATAGCTATCGGTGTATCAGTAGAGCCACTTTCGACGTTGATTGTCGGGGCGGTTGCAGAGGTCGTTCAACGAAACTCCGCACAGTTCGTTTTCGTGATGACTCCGGACGCGACTGCTCGAATCGAGCCTATAGACGCCGTATCACTCGAAGCTCTAACTAGGCACACGGATGAAGTGGCTGACGAGCTGACGGCGAAGCTCGCTCTTCGCATCGGTTCATTGCGTTAG
- a CDS encoding TIR domain-containing protein → MATRTVFYSFHYIRDVHRVQLVRNIGAIDGSPALGAQEWETVRSKSQQSIVNWIDKQMAYKRAVVVLIGRETASRAWVKYEIEKAWDSKKPLIGVHIHGLSSMGLADTKGADPFDAVVGVTGVPVFDPTKRDYLGRVDTKATYAHLAANLPSWVDQARARA, encoded by the coding sequence TTGGCTACACGGACGGTGTTCTATTCATTTCACTACATCCGCGACGTTCACCGCGTCCAGCTGGTGCGTAACATCGGCGCGATAGACGGAAGTCCCGCTCTTGGAGCGCAGGAGTGGGAGACCGTCCGGAGCAAAAGCCAACAGTCGATAGTCAACTGGATTGATAAGCAGATGGCGTATAAGCGAGCTGTGGTCGTGTTAATTGGCCGGGAGACTGCGAGCCGCGCCTGGGTCAAATACGAGATAGAGAAGGCTTGGGACAGCAAAAAGCCTCTCATCGGCGTTCACATCCACGGGCTGTCATCTATGGGGCTTGCCGATACCAAGGGTGCGGACCCATTCGACGCAGTTGTCGGCGTGACGGGCGTGCCTGTATTCGACCCCACGAAGCGCGACTATCTGGGCCGGGTCGACACCAAAGCCACGTACGCTCACCTCGCTGCTAACTTACCTAGCTGGGTGGACCAGGCGAGGGCACGCGCATAG
- a CDS encoding HIT family protein translates to MEPAECPFCKIVERQDPDVREVYRDENVVAFFPTNPAVLGHTLVIPRRHVPDIWSLGTEEAAQLSAVVLRLAEAVRAAVIPEGLNVIQSNGASATQSVSHLHVHLVPRNDGDAMGRIWPQETDYSEDRKDDALNRVKLAVSSLPPMEPELSPEDRRKHLDYIQAVVTRQSAASASAKGWLLPVVTAVLGFALTQHVWLLALLGMLLTAVFAYVDASYLRSEKAYRNLYNVVSRSVRATPRFTLDPADAHEPPHGDAPSLTKWKALRDKYIPPRAVWTSWAIAPFYSAMLLLGIGVAVTAALTADKNAASPLQGPATTTIVVSTAPGLPPAPVSAQPTSPPQGPASTSTVVSTVPESSVSVPAQPALPPP, encoded by the coding sequence GTGGAGCCGGCGGAGTGCCCGTTCTGCAAAATCGTCGAGCGTCAAGATCCTGACGTGCGAGAGGTCTATCGCGATGAGAACGTCGTCGCCTTCTTCCCGACCAATCCGGCGGTGCTGGGCCACACACTTGTGATCCCGCGTCGCCACGTTCCGGATATCTGGAGCTTGGGCACCGAGGAGGCGGCGCAACTCTCCGCTGTGGTTCTACGACTCGCCGAGGCGGTTCGCGCCGCAGTCATCCCGGAGGGCCTCAATGTCATTCAGTCCAACGGAGCGTCCGCTACGCAGTCCGTTTCCCATCTGCACGTTCACCTCGTCCCTAGGAATGATGGTGACGCAATGGGACGTATCTGGCCACAAGAGACGGACTACTCCGAGGACCGGAAGGACGACGCGCTCAATCGGGTCAAGTTGGCCGTGTCTTCCCTACCCCCCATGGAGCCGGAGTTATCGCCGGAGGACCGACGCAAGCATCTTGACTACATCCAAGCCGTCGTGACTCGGCAGTCAGCTGCCTCAGCGTCCGCGAAGGGCTGGCTACTGCCTGTCGTCACCGCAGTTCTTGGTTTCGCGCTCACCCAGCACGTCTGGCTGCTCGCTCTGCTGGGGATGCTCCTGACTGCCGTATTCGCCTACGTCGACGCCAGTTACCTCCGCAGCGAGAAGGCGTATCGCAATCTCTACAACGTGGTCAGCCGTTCTGTACGAGCTACCCCTCGATTCACGCTCGACCCGGCGGACGCTCACGAGCCGCCACACGGCGATGCGCCTTCCTTAACGAAATGGAAGGCGCTGCGCGACAAGTATATTCCCCCGCGGGCGGTGTGGACGTCGTGGGCGATCGCGCCTTTCTACAGTGCAATGCTACTGCTTGGAATCGGAGTGGCCGTCACCGCAGCGCTCACAGCGGACAAGAATGCAGCGTCTCCTCTGCAGGGACCCGCGACGACGACGATAGTGGTTAGCACGGCGCCGGGGTTGCCGCCTGCACCTGTGTCCGCTCAACCGACGTCTCCTCCGCAAGGACCCGCATCTACCTCGACCGTGGTAAGTACGGTGCCGGAGTCGTCCGTATCTGTGCCCGCTCAACCGGCGTTGCCGCCGCCATAA
- a CDS encoding AlbA family DNA-binding domain-containing protein has product MVVVPDGRVDYDKLLELLTETEENHLDFKAAVNIDLKADQLKLVKDILTMSSRPPGGYILIGVDDGGNPCMPTGTIPDRRRYDGAKLGDLVRPYIEGQIHVRSQIHDHENNEIVVIWAENTGLPVPFSKQGEYEDQNAKKVAVFRTGDILVREGAQNVPIRNAHWQDVLSAYTKQIRDEASDLAETVMREFIEQSRNHPPGAPAEIPLLIEMDDATFAAAVVALIEATNDVRLRQFLRTLRRHVNATSSVDDCANALDKWAIFCAQATFFERDDLTRNAIDALFAAYRELGSGDDATQKRLAVVIRIYAVGSLAVRVSVWETVRSLVLRPAEDATGNPDWVYASWIRHALVEASRAGLTKDDRGGFVISAARELLANDPMMRPDIGDDEIPPQDAVTNRDVLLNTLCQFDFAYCLIVAAEGTGRGGFYPSSAAFDENRVRPLVLKIVDEDPEVRRRLFRSSDDRRVSDALAFVYHHAIRQSATDPGNRWWSTPSAVTAFDSKHGPSEPRIFGSGDQM; this is encoded by the coding sequence GTGGTCGTTGTTCCCGACGGGCGAGTCGACTACGACAAACTTCTCGAGCTGCTCACCGAGACCGAAGAGAATCACCTGGACTTCAAAGCGGCTGTAAACATCGACCTTAAGGCCGACCAGCTGAAACTAGTTAAAGACATACTCACAATGTCAAGCCGCCCGCCCGGCGGCTACATCCTGATCGGCGTAGACGACGGTGGGAACCCTTGTATGCCGACGGGGACGATTCCAGATCGCCGACGCTACGACGGCGCGAAACTGGGCGACCTGGTCCGACCGTATATTGAAGGTCAGATCCACGTTCGCTCTCAGATCCACGATCACGAGAACAACGAGATCGTTGTGATATGGGCTGAAAATACCGGTCTACCAGTACCTTTCAGCAAACAAGGTGAGTACGAAGATCAAAACGCCAAGAAGGTAGCGGTATTTCGCACCGGTGACATCTTGGTGCGCGAAGGCGCCCAAAACGTCCCGATCCGCAACGCACACTGGCAAGACGTGCTGTCGGCCTACACAAAGCAAATTCGCGACGAGGCCAGTGATCTCGCCGAGACGGTGATGCGTGAATTCATCGAGCAGTCGCGTAACCATCCACCAGGTGCCCCCGCAGAGATCCCACTGCTGATCGAAATGGATGACGCTACGTTCGCCGCGGCGGTGGTGGCTCTCATCGAAGCTACGAACGATGTGCGGCTCCGCCAGTTCCTCCGCACACTGCGGCGACACGTCAACGCCACCAGCAGCGTTGACGACTGCGCGAATGCGCTCGATAAGTGGGCAATCTTTTGTGCTCAGGCAACGTTCTTCGAGCGGGACGACCTGACACGGAACGCGATAGACGCGCTATTTGCCGCCTACCGTGAACTCGGATCTGGGGACGACGCGACACAGAAGCGATTAGCGGTGGTCATCCGAATTTATGCCGTTGGCAGCCTTGCGGTCCGTGTCTCTGTCTGGGAGACAGTGCGTTCCCTGGTGCTTCGGCCCGCGGAAGATGCGACTGGGAACCCGGACTGGGTGTACGCATCGTGGATTAGGCACGCGCTGGTCGAGGCCAGCCGTGCCGGTCTCACCAAAGACGACCGCGGCGGCTTCGTGATCTCGGCGGCGCGCGAGTTGCTAGCCAACGATCCCATGATGCGGCCGGACATCGGCGACGACGAGATACCTCCACAAGATGCGGTCACCAACCGCGATGTGTTGCTAAACACACTGTGCCAGTTCGACTTTGCGTACTGTCTAATCGTCGCGGCCGAGGGAACCGGCCGGGGGGGTTTCTATCCGAGCTCGGCCGCATTCGACGAGAACCGCGTCCGACCTCTTGTGCTCAAGATCGTTGACGAAGATCCCGAAGTTCGACGGCGTCTTTTTCGAAGCTCGGACGATCGGCGCGTCAGCGACGCACTGGCGTTCGTCTACCACCACGCCATTAGGCAGTCAGCCACCGACCCGGGCAATCGTTGGTGGAGCACACCGAGTGCGGTTACGGCGTTCGACTCAAAGCACGGTCCGAGCGAGCCACGAATATTCGGCTCGGGCGATCAGATGTGA
- a CDS encoding ribbon-helix-helix domain-containing protein yields MADLFGVPQLQSDELATLRGKQDVSATVDADLLAAADPDAKAIDVSRSELIEQALRYEHRRLALQNYTTHTVPALNVDDYAATMYQANRDVNL; encoded by the coding sequence GTGGCTGATTTGTTCGGGGTGCCTCAACTCCAGTCCGATGAGCTCGCCACACTGCGGGGTAAGCAGGACGTGTCGGCGACTGTTGATGCCGACCTGCTGGCAGCTGCCGACCCGGACGCCAAGGCGATCGACGTGAGCCGCTCCGAACTCATCGAGCAGGCCCTGCGCTACGAGCATCGCCGCCTCGCGCTGCAGAACTACACCACGCACACCGTGCCGGCGCTGAACGTCGACGACTACGCCGCCACGATGTATCAGGCCAACCGCGACGTGAATCTGTGA
- a CDS encoding UPF0158 family protein codes for MARTWLSVTVELLGGRGEELWPPPGRIFAVGPSHTFMDFADAINDAFARWDRSHLSVFTLADGRVVTDEETGAEMTEWANGPITEPVDIEVAKVARHLAPGDEFKYTFDLGDQWVHRCVIGDEKVDPMEILGTTARKPLPYWGWGSIPDQYGRRWADDVGEGPVPGRPAARDPMLSHVWPDLVQVPALDLAELRAAIATRDAVRFLTAVRGCDIDDVLQQVGAGLPMALEQRPDEAMPVTLSIINRLSSRAGLGDDVLAEDLLARLRGEPLSGRVIPVDLDMLGAVLEGDPAMSSGGYLDLNTGEVIDVNSTDPMMVGEDAAVDVEKEPERWLAFDCVGSRNGWNDMAEFAARQRDPALRQRLEHAIEGRGAFRRFRDLVQQEGLADPWHAFSNDRQLGRARAFLADVGIRVG; via the coding sequence GTGGCACGCACATGGCTTTCGGTGACGGTGGAACTGCTGGGCGGACGCGGCGAGGAACTGTGGCCACCGCCGGGGCGGATCTTCGCGGTCGGACCGTCGCACACCTTCATGGATTTCGCCGACGCCATCAACGACGCGTTCGCCCGGTGGGACAGGTCGCACCTGTCGGTCTTCACGCTTGCCGATGGGCGCGTGGTCACCGACGAGGAGACGGGCGCGGAGATGACCGAATGGGCCAACGGCCCCATCACAGAGCCGGTGGACATCGAGGTAGCTAAAGTCGCTCGGCATCTTGCCCCCGGGGACGAGTTCAAATACACCTTCGACTTGGGTGACCAGTGGGTGCACCGCTGCGTGATCGGCGACGAGAAGGTCGATCCGATGGAGATTCTCGGCACCACAGCACGGAAACCGTTGCCCTACTGGGGATGGGGCAGTATCCCGGACCAGTACGGGCGCCGATGGGCCGATGACGTGGGTGAAGGCCCGGTTCCGGGGCGACCCGCTGCGCGCGATCCGATGCTCTCGCACGTCTGGCCCGACCTGGTGCAGGTACCCGCGCTGGACCTAGCGGAGCTGCGCGCGGCTATCGCAACCCGAGATGCAGTCCGCTTCCTGACGGCGGTACGGGGATGTGACATCGATGACGTCCTCCAACAGGTGGGCGCCGGTCTCCCGATGGCGCTCGAACAGCGGCCGGATGAGGCCATGCCGGTCACGCTGTCGATCATCAACCGGCTTTCCTCGCGCGCCGGCCTCGGCGACGACGTGCTGGCCGAGGACCTCCTCGCTCGTCTGCGTGGTGAACCGCTCTCAGGGCGGGTGATTCCAGTCGATCTCGACATGCTCGGTGCGGTTCTTGAAGGAGATCCGGCAATGTCGAGCGGTGGTTATCTCGACCTGAACACCGGTGAGGTGATCGACGTCAACAGCACCGACCCGATGATGGTGGGGGAGGACGCTGCCGTGGACGTCGAGAAGGAGCCCGAGCGGTGGCTCGCCTTCGACTGCGTCGGGTCCCGGAACGGCTGGAACGACATGGCCGAGTTCGCTGCCCGGCAGCGCGATCCGGCATTGCGCCAGCGCCTCGAGCATGCCATTGAGGGCAGAGGTGCGTTCAGAAGATTCCGTGACCTGGTTCAGCAGGAGGGGCTCGCTGATCCATGGCACGCCTTCTCCAACGACCGACAACTGGGTCGCGCGCGCGCATTTCTGGCAGACGTCGGCATCCGCGTGGGCTGA
- a CDS encoding CIA30 family protein, translated as MLRALRLAGIVVACSALLLASCGSPESSPDEDQTTDAGSATALVDLDDAGAVAGWTTVNDPVMGGRSTSRVAFGDGGLVFSGTISLENNGGFASARSPENPEIGQRATGAQSLSVRARGDGKTYLLKVGIGGQPWSYIQRFATEANVEQTYELPVEDFEPVGMRLDPAPDAPQTLDPSTIDQVAIYILDKQQGPFEITVYAIGARP; from the coding sequence ATGTTGAGGGCGTTGCGACTGGCCGGGATCGTGGTCGCGTGCTCGGCACTTCTGTTGGCGTCGTGCGGAAGTCCCGAATCCTCCCCCGACGAGGACCAGACCACCGACGCCGGTTCTGCCACGGCACTCGTCGACCTCGACGATGCCGGCGCGGTCGCCGGCTGGACGACGGTCAACGACCCCGTCATGGGTGGCAGGTCGACCTCGCGGGTCGCCTTCGGCGACGGTGGCCTGGTCTTCTCCGGCACCATCTCGCTGGAGAACAACGGCGGGTTCGCCTCGGCCCGCAGCCCAGAGAATCCCGAGATCGGGCAACGAGCAACCGGCGCGCAGTCGCTGAGCGTGCGCGCTCGGGGCGACGGTAAGACCTACCTGTTGAAGGTCGGTATCGGAGGGCAGCCGTGGTCCTATATCCAGCGTTTCGCCACCGAGGCCAACGTCGAGCAGACCTACGAACTGCCTGTCGAGGACTTCGAGCCGGTCGGCATGCGCCTCGATCCCGCACCTGACGCGCCGCAGACCCTGGACCCGTCCACCATCGATCAGGTGGCGATCTACATCCTCGACAAGCAGCAGGGCCCTTTCGAGATCACTGTGTATGCCATAGGCGCCAGGCCCTGA
- a CDS encoding DUF4174 domain-containing protein — translation MRRSFARLALVLTGLMASAGLGAASAAAAELSDYRWAQRPLLVFAPTDSDPRVVETLGRIETSRCAFVDRDMVLGLMVAEGTSTLDGHVVDAGESRRLADEYAIAADDFAVVLIGKDGGEKLRINEVPDLQTVYTVIDGMPMRSREAAADPDGC, via the coding sequence ATGAGGCGCAGTTTCGCGCGGTTGGCGCTGGTCCTGACGGGCTTGATGGCAAGTGCCGGGCTTGGGGCCGCGTCTGCCGCGGCTGCCGAACTCAGTGACTATCGCTGGGCACAGCGTCCCCTGCTGGTCTTCGCGCCCACCGACAGCGACCCCCGAGTCGTGGAAACGCTGGGCCGCATCGAGACCAGCCGGTGTGCGTTCGTCGACCGCGACATGGTGCTCGGCCTGATGGTGGCCGAGGGCACCAGCACCCTCGATGGGCACGTCGTCGACGCCGGCGAATCACGCCGCCTGGCGGACGAGTACGCGATCGCTGCGGACGACTTCGCCGTGGTGCTGATCGGAAAGGACGGCGGCGAGAAGCTGCGCATCAACGAGGTCCCCGATCTTCAAACCGTCTACACCGTCATCGACGGGATGCCGATGCGAAGCCGCGAGGCGGCTGCCGATCCGGATGGATGTTGA
- a CDS encoding methyltransferase has translation MPSTPIPVVLATLALRRRLKQLADRMVPPQIAMLDVGEGVGGVQVAAAIAELGIADVLAAGPMTAAQVAARVDCDEDTTLRLLRGAVAGGLCTMNRRTGAVKLTRMGAVLRSDHPASLRAWMRYKGMRSTMDAWGGLAESVRTGRSAFEIVHGMSVWEWYAAHPEEEHVFASTMRQATEISARAIARVYPWPDGAVVCDVAGGIGTLLSAVVRETAHLRGVLVDSAAMTAVARPFLADRGVADRIDVVDGDIFGVIDVTADVYTIKDVLHDWDDERCRKILGAVAASMPSGSKLVVIEYLQPRHRPNPYSPLLDLHTLTQRDGGRLRSRAELSALLTDVGLRPTGRTFSVVPHDLLEAEKV, from the coding sequence ATGCCCTCGACCCCGATCCCCGTGGTGCTGGCCACGCTGGCGCTGCGCCGCAGACTCAAGCAGCTCGCCGACCGCATGGTGCCGCCACAGATCGCCATGCTCGACGTCGGCGAAGGAGTCGGTGGGGTCCAGGTCGCCGCGGCCATCGCCGAGCTCGGAATCGCCGACGTACTGGCCGCCGGACCGATGACAGCCGCGCAGGTCGCCGCCCGTGTCGACTGCGACGAAGACACCACCCTGCGCCTGCTGCGCGGCGCCGTCGCCGGCGGGCTGTGCACGATGAACCGTCGGACCGGAGCGGTGAAGCTGACCCGGATGGGCGCCGTGCTGCGCAGCGACCATCCGGCGTCGCTGCGGGCGTGGATGCGGTACAAGGGAATGCGGTCGACGATGGACGCCTGGGGCGGCCTGGCTGAGAGCGTGCGCACCGGCCGCAGTGCGTTCGAGATCGTGCACGGCATGTCGGTGTGGGAGTGGTACGCCGCGCACCCGGAGGAGGAGCACGTCTTCGCGTCGACGATGCGGCAGGCCACCGAGATCAGTGCCCGCGCCATCGCGCGGGTGTATCCGTGGCCCGACGGTGCTGTGGTGTGTGACGTGGCCGGCGGCATCGGCACGCTGCTGTCGGCGGTCGTGCGCGAGACCGCGCACCTACGCGGGGTGCTGGTCGACAGCGCGGCGATGACCGCCGTGGCGCGACCGTTCCTGGCCGACCGTGGCGTGGCGGACCGTATCGATGTGGTCGACGGCGACATCTTCGGCGTCATCGACGTCACCGCCGACGTCTACACGATCAAGGACGTCCTGCACGACTGGGACGACGAGCGCTGCCGCAAGATCCTCGGCGCGGTGGCGGCGAGCATGCCCTCGGGCAGCAAGCTGGTGGTGATCGAGTACCTGCAGCCGCGTCATCGTCCGAACCCGTATTCACCGCTGCTCGATCTCCACACGCTGACCCAGCGCGACGGCGGGCGCCTGCGCTCGCGGGCCGAACTGTCCGCTCTGCTGACCGACGTGGGCCTGCGGCCTACCGGCCGGACCTTCTCGGTGGTGCCTCACGACCTCCTCGAGGCCGAGAAAGTGTGA
- a CDS encoding spermidine synthase has product MKKRFEELDWADTPMGVISLRRRIEPSLNVDVYEVKLGDEFLMSSLFTVAEVELARLGLAAAVDDELDVVVGGLGLGCTAHAALGDSRVRSLLVVEALGEVIDWHQRTLLPESAELVSDPRLRLQQGDFFAMADSVGGFDPEDPGRRFHAVLLDIDHTPRHVLHPSHRAFYTPAGLRKLAARLYPGGVFALWSDDPPDAEFEAVLAEVFDSPQAFVVRFANPLTGGDSTNTVYVATTPASRPDRSP; this is encoded by the coding sequence GTGAAGAAGCGTTTCGAGGAACTGGATTGGGCGGACACCCCGATGGGGGTCATCAGCCTGCGCCGACGGATCGAGCCGTCGCTGAATGTCGATGTGTACGAGGTCAAACTCGGCGACGAGTTCCTGATGTCGAGTCTGTTCACCGTGGCCGAGGTGGAGCTGGCGCGTCTGGGTCTGGCCGCCGCCGTCGATGACGAACTGGATGTCGTCGTCGGCGGACTGGGGCTCGGCTGTACCGCGCACGCCGCACTCGGCGATTCGCGTGTGCGTTCGCTGCTGGTTGTCGAGGCACTCGGCGAGGTCATCGACTGGCATCAGCGAACGCTCCTTCCCGAGAGCGCCGAGCTGGTGTCCGATCCTCGGCTCCGCCTGCAGCAGGGCGACTTCTTCGCCATGGCCGACAGCGTCGGCGGGTTCGACCCCGAGGACCCGGGCCGCCGCTTCCACGCCGTCCTGCTCGACATCGACCACACGCCGCGACACGTGCTGCACCCCAGCCACCGCGCGTTTTACACGCCCGCCGGACTGCGAAAGCTCGCTGCGAGACTGTATCCGGGCGGGGTCTTCGCGTTGTGGTCCGACGATCCTCCCGACGCCGAATTCGAGGCGGTCCTCGCCGAGGTCTTCGACAGCCCCCAAGCATTCGTGGTCCGCTTCGCCAACCCGCTGACCGGCGGGGACTCGACCAACACGGTGTACGTCGCTACGACGCCGGCGTCACGTCCAGACCGGAGCCCTTGA